The segment GACCATTCATATGAGTCAGCCGCCATTGTGAGTAGAGAATCCAGTCTGCCGTGTAGTTCAAACACTTCATCAGCTGTACAATTTCAAACAGGGAAGGAAtctctgtctttgcattttattttgatcacAGTCAAAATAAAAGTGCTCGAGATATCTCACATCTGGCAAGGTGAACACTTTGTGAGCTCACTTTGTAGAAAATACCAAGATACATGATGTATCAGCAGTCAGCcgaaaaatacagtacagagaTGTGATTTTTGGTCTGAGTTTGTCTCTGAGGGAAGGGTAGGCCTGATCAGAAATGCGCCGTTCACTCATTTCTTTTTTAGCACTGGCCCAATTGAGACAAGCTTGACTTCTTTTGAAAGTTCAAGAAGGGTTTCGTAGGAAAACCATTATATTACTCAAAAAGTGAGGTATCAAAAAAGGAATGGTTTTGGTCTTGCTGCCAAAACACAGGTATCATTTTGGCAGTAGCACTGAAAAAGTTCTAATGAAACCCAGCCCTACACATGGCAGTGACCCCCTGAAATTCAGATAAAACATAGGTGGAAATAACTTCAAAGAGCACACACTGACCCATTAGTTATCTTCTAACTGATCAATAGGCATTCCATAACCCTACCTCCAAAACCTGACTTACACAAATCCTCCCATGAGCCCTAATGCTAATCTCTATGAATCATTTTTGCCCCAGAGATTGAGCAATCCTTAAACAGCCAAATCAAGCCCACAATGTTAGCACACAAATGATTCAATAATGCATAAAACCTGTTTACCTGCAGGTGATTTATCACAGCGTGTAAGAACAGAGACACGTTTGCAGTGTGTCTGGTGGTACTGGTTCTTTAAGAGCAAACAATATTTTCTTccatataaaatgtaaacctggCACAGGAAATATATGTATGAGGTACATGCCCAGCTGTGTTGTGTAAAACCGGattataaaagtttattgaGACTAACGACTTAAAGTCCATGAAGAACATGAGCATAACCTGAGCTATGAGAAGAATGTTAAGAATGTTAATTAGatccaggatttttttttttaaccaatactCTTAACCTCTCATCGAACAGTGGgccctttatttttttaatgatcaTCTTTCATTTCAGCAATTGGAGAGAATGCACGTAAGTGAGAAAACAGCCAATAGAAAAAAGGGTTTCTTAGGTCAATACATAAAATGCAGACATACCTTCCAAAACCAAACAGAGTACTCAATGCTCACTACTCATagtaaaacagaaatacatgaAAATAGTAagatttaattaaagaaaaaaaggaaaacaatgcCAAGTGGATATTTATCATTACTAAAAAATGGGGTGTAACAAACAGACCGACTTCCATTCCATGTTACTGACAAACAGTAAAATGGACTGTGGCTAAACTATAGGTAACTGTAGGAGCTTAACACAAAAATCTACATGGGTGTTACCGCATTAGTCCggctacacactgcctgcgtggcgtgagcgtggcgtgagcgtggtgtttgcgtggtgtgagcgtggcgtttgcgtggtgtgagcgtggtgtgagcgtggcatttgcgtggtgtgagcgtggcgtttctgttgcgtgttgGCTGTGTAGATtttttctacgtctttacacaccagaaaggtgtctgacgcggcgctgctgctgctagccttgtctgtacacatggatgttttccattgataaaatgaaataccatgttaaacataaacatatactgatttgattacagcaaatacaacgtcggcagtattgacggcaaaataggctccagaatatttggTGCAATACtagaaaaataatttttttttttattacatttatatcaaaacctagagactttcaaacatcaacatgtcatttattaatatgtatgtgtcaaaatgacaaacatattttcctattctatttgcctggaaatgcttccaacactCTTGCGTGTCGCATGAAAAATCcatttctagcatgcacacgTTTTTGAGCCGCGTCTGAGACGTgcgtgtgtaagctctaacctgttaacatgggagccgaaatatgaATAGACACGCGACGCAGACGCgacacagccagtgtgtagaCGCCTTACATTGTTGAGCAGTACGCAGTGCGACAGGGAACTGATTTAAGCAGCAGTCTGACTTGTCTTTGACAGTGTTTTCTTACAACTTTACCCAGAAGAACAGAGAAAATgctgtgttttattgttaaatacAAAATGGTCATATTTTGATATCTCACTGTAGCCCTACCTGTTCAGGCAGGACAGAAAACAGTGCTCACAAAAAAAGGGACATAAAGCACATATGGGTGCAAGAACAGCCTACAATATGTTCTTCTGAAATCCCCCTCCAAAACAAATTGGACAGATAAATTGAGCATACAGGCTTACATGCATATTATGTCTGCAGTATGTCCGCATATTTATGTCATTAGACATAAGACAAATGTTGGAGGCCTCCAACATTTCTTTCAGTACTAAGCAGAGAGTGTTTTGTAGACATATTGTAGACCTTTCTACAATGTAAGGTTACTATTTTCTAAGGGAAACAGTAGGTTAACTTTATCTAGATAACACAAATAACTCAACATGCCTTTGTAAATCAATGGCTATACTCTGAGAGTCACTCCAAAAGAGCGCAAATCACTAATCCTCACTTAATTTATCCCATCATGCCATTCCAATGGGCTTCGGGCTGTCACAGATAATTCACTACATTCAGCAAATCAAACAAAGCTCCTACATCCCTCCCCTGCTCCTTGTACCACAACCTACTACCCTCCAAACTGAAATTTCAAATATTAGAAAGCAAAGCATCCCAGGTGGGATCTAAAAACACACACCGTGGCCTAAGTGACAGCAAACTAAACTCTAAAGCATTTCAagacagattgaaaaatgtctGTTATGTCTAGTGCATGACCAATTTACTTTATGacgttactgaaaaaaaaaaaaaaaaacggcagcAAGGAAGACTGTggcaaaacaattaaaaaatgaataagtTCCTTATAAAGTTCTAAGAAATTAACATCTCACCATCAGACGCAAATAGGTCCACTTTCATTGGTCCTTGGAGCAAGGATGTGGCGTTTAATTACAAAACATTAACAATAAAATGCTGTCAATATCAAACCAAAGAACCGGAGTCCAACTCGGCAATGGTTCACTCAACACAATTCAGCAATGTGATCTAGCCATTTAATCTTACAGCTTAAAGACTTAAAATAGTCAGAattcttgttgtttttaataacaTGATTGTAAAACCTACGGTAATGCGGTAAAGGTGGTCCTAACAGTTTCACTCTAAGCCCATATAAAGCCTGGAATCCTAAGTTTCGTCCATCCGAGTTGGACTTTGGACcctttttttgggaggggggggggtcattACATAAACGACAAACTAAATTCAAGCAGGGACACAGCTCCCAACAAACAGGTTCTGGCATTTTACCATGTCAAATTAACTAGCAAGGTCTTTTGTAGTAAATCATTACACAGTCAACAGAGAAGTGAAGTTACATTGGCATCTCAGAGCTGATTGGCCTGCACTGTGTTTAGGCACTCTTACTGTATGCATATTGTGACTCATCACCAATTTAACAAAGTCATGGCATACAAGGATTACAAGCTACAGAGCACGTTCTCTtgaaggtttattttttttgggatttAAAAATGCTCGCTTTGGAGCACTTTACTACACATTCAGCCAAAATTGCCAATATGCAATGTCTGACGCAAGACTGCACAAATCACACTTAAAAAGGAGACAGTTAACACTCTCCATGGAGTAGCTTATGGCATGTATTTGTATTCACACATAACATAAAGAGCATGTCCAAATGTGTGtatgaatttaaaaaatgagCGACTGTACTAAAACAAGAAAGGCTGTGcttaggcacagtggtgctttaagCTACATGCTTATGTCAGCATTCTAATATGCTAATAATGACAATCCTAGGATGTTGATGTTAAATGACCACACCTTtagtgctatttatcaatctagattgttttggtgccCAGTGTTAGAGATATCAGCCGTAGAGATGTCTGACTTCTTTCCAATATAATGCAACAAGATAGCACTCTTGGCTTGTGACAAACTCTACAGCAAAGTCTCTactctggttgtgtgtgttgtgtttcatggaggaactattttctttttttccaaactACACCCGCCAACCATATCATTGCGCAGAAGTCCCTCCTGGTCCAACATTGCTAGCTTGTGGAAATTAGATGATAGCTAACAGATGCTGCTAGCTCACCTGAGCTAAGCGGAGGAGGACGCCATTAATGTTTACATCTTGCATGAGCCTCTCGTCCATGAGTACGCTTCCTTCTGTGTGGTGATACGGTTGGCAGGTGTAGATCTGTTCAAACAACACATGAAACTGCTGACAActaggtctgtggattatcttgaGTCACCAggtcatgatttctggaaaaagacaaaatttcattttttgGTGCTATGAGCACTCCAAGTGCCATCTACTTATAGTACATTCAAGAGAAAGCAGACATCTCTATTGCCGATATTTCCGACACTGGATaactaacaacaaaacaatctagattgataaatagcactaTTACTACAGTTTACCATGTTTACTATCTTAGCTCATAAAACCTTGACCTCCTGCATGGTCTAGATTAAATCAGGTTATGACCAAAATCAGCGTGATTCCTCTGAGGACCATGACTATCTGTACAAAacgtcatggcaatccatccagtaaaAATTAGTAGATATTTCTGTCGGCTCAGTCTAGACTAAACTGACTTTGTATGCTgctagtagggctgcacgatattaggaaaatatctaatggagattatttttgactgatattgtgatTGCAATATCATTCACGATTGAAGGGAATGATTATGTTAGTATCATtaatctcattttcattgaccaATATTCAatcttaaaaaatttaaataggtAGGGGGAGGGGAGAATTCGGCTGAACCAAAACTTCAAATCCAAGCAGACAGATACAAGCTAATTTTAAGCAGAAAAAGCAGTTTTTACATATGCATgtattttgttgaaaaaaaaccccACCTGTATTTACATCACATGCCAACACGAATGTATGTGAGTGTTTGTGCagtgcattaaaatacaaatacatagtGTGCAGTTCCTTTTTAACCCTCAGCATAGAACTGGAATAGAACATCTTTACAGATTATGTGCCTGACAGTATTTTCGATTGGGCCCAAGATTGagcctttttaataaaaatcatCTGCAAATGTTCACATACCACCTCAATTCTCAGCTGTATTTGAAATTAACAAAGTGGTATTTACCTTGGTTATGAGCAGAGGTTCTCGATGCTCCAGTCCCCCTCTCAGTGTAAATCCCCACGGTGCTCCTCCTGAAAGAAATGCATCCACCAGCTTCCAGCCATCACCATCTTTGCTCCTCTGATCCAGATTTTCTGATTTCTGCATCCCATGCCAAAGGCCCTCTGCTTCTGTGTAGTGTGGATCATGTTTATATCCCTCAGCATTCATGGTACTGCTATAAAAGGAAACATGAAAACAtccagacaaaaacaaaattataatAAGCACTTACTAAAATACGTTACTGTTGACCAAATGGCACtgtatttaacccttgtgttgtcttcccgtcgaccatgcaactttttgtttgtttgagtcaacattttgacgtttttgtcacttttatccaagttttgttacttttccctttgtttttaaagaagattgtgccttttgacatttttgtgggatttttcaagctttttccaacatttttgtcattttttttcaacattcttttatcttcttttttttttttaaatgctataacattaacattaagtAGCGAACTGATCACTTATTTTACTTGCAAAGAGCATTGTAGAGAACCATCCACGTTGctttttgttgtggaaaaaaacccaaatttctgatatacaAACTTTTTGAaattgggtcaaatttgacccgaggacaacaagAGGGTAATAATCTGTAAAGATGTTCTATTCCAGTTCTATGCTGATGAAACCCAGCTGTAACTCACTCTGAAATCTACTATCCAGCCTTGCAATATCAGAAAACTACAGCTGCTATACCTTCACTGGTACTAAAGACAATATTACCCCCATCTCTGCATTGACAGTCAATTTTAGAAATTATGAAGATTTTACTGATCACTTTTACAGCTCAGCACATTTTACTGCTGATCTTTTAAACCCCCCTGAACCTGAGCGTTACCTGAAAATACTACTGACTTCGTTATAGACTCATTAATACCAGCTACCTTAGCATTTGCCAGTGGCTGAAGATGCTACAAAATAATTTTAGGAATATATACTGAATGTATACAATAAGAAAATGTTACATTGTAAATATTATTTCTTGCCCTGTTAATTCTTTTCTCTTAATACATTTTAtgctttgcttttttaaatacttttcatAGCTGACCTTGTTTTGGATCATGCGTTTCTTATTTGTATGCATTTGTTTCAATTTCCCTGACATTTACACTATTACAGGCGTAGCtgttctttttaaatctaacctcaaaatgtatttatttagaatggcttttaatacataGTAGTGCTGTGAAattttcctttcttcctcctgCTTTTATGTAGCCTaagcttttctgattttactctGTTATTTTATTCTTGTTCCTTGGTGTAAatcactttggatacctgcagTTGCTGTAaagggctatataaataaatgctaattaattgattgattgtttgttTAGGCGAAGCACTTTGTAATGTCTGCTTTTATTATTAGCCAATATTGCAACAGATAATAGAATGCTGTACCATTGTCAGTCTGAAATATAATACAGGTTTTAACTGTTTTACATAACAATAAAtgcaaactaaataaaaaatatataaaagacttcTGAATTCTTAATAGAGCCTAATATATGCAATACTATACTTTACAAACCCAAATGAGTTTCCATAATTAAGGTAAACGTGGGCATACAGAATGCTGTTGATGTTGCTAACTTTAATGGCTATTGGGAGCCTATTGTCTTTGACATGGTGCAGAACTGGCATCACTGACAATAATTTGAACACAGCATGTATATGCTGAGTAATACAGTAAGTTCATATTCAAACATGACAGCACCATTCCActgaacaaaacacaaaaagtagGATCAAATTATGGAACATGGGGTCACTATAACAATATCGCTAAATGtacttttattgtcattgcagtGAGATAACATTTAAATAAGCTTCTTAGaaaaaaattgatttatttCCTTTGGGATAAAGTTAGTCCACCCCTAAAAAAAAAGACGAATTCATACATTCTTATTAAATAGTATTTTAACACAATGGCTCTTTGAAAAATTCAGCATATATTTCAGTGGTTTTGGGGTCGCtcactttatttctatatttcCAATGATACTATGATATTTTAGATGTCATCTTTCCATAGATTCCTGACTTTTATGGTTATGTCTGgactaaaattaaattaaatacgttttcttaaaaatttGAAAGGAACTCCTCTTAAAGACCCAAAATGAACGCGTGGGTGTTAAATCTAGTAACTTGGCTTGTCAGGAAAGCGGTTTTGCCTCCGTCTAAATGGTATAAAAATGCATCCTCTTTTGTCACTGAGTTAGGAAACCTGTAACGCTGCGTAAACACCTGTTGTCTTACTCCGGACAGGCTGACTTTAAACGTAATGCTCTTATGTGTGAGAGAATTAAACACACTAACAATGTCGAGCAGCACAATGGAAACCATCTTCGCCTGTACCAACAAATAAGCAAACCCAAGCTGAGTTAAACAGACTGGCTCTTTGAAATAACTGTGGAACAAGCACTTTAACATGAAATTAGTTACTCTAGTCTATAAGGTCCATAGCTTTCTCAAAACGTATTACAAAACGCATGCTTAAACGGCTAACCTTACCTGGGAATTCAACTTCTGGATAAACCGGTGAACACGAAAGCTTCGTCGGGGTGGCACGCAGCTATATCCCAGGTTTACGTTACACATACTTCATCTTTTGcaactgttttattttcaaaggAATTACTTTTTAGTCATTCGCTCGTGCTAACAGTTTAGTGGAGTACGCTGGGAGGTCCACTGTTTTACACGCCGCAGTTAAGTCCGTATCCGACTTCACGAGACAAACCGagaacgacacacacacactaccacagTAAGGAGAGTTTAAATGAGCTAAGCTAGCCTAGCTCCATCCATGGACAACAGGGATAACAAATGGAGCAAAACACAGCGCAAGCGTGCCATCTACCGTCAGTTAGCTAGCAATTAACGTTAAGGTAAGAGTGTTTTCTCTAAAGcttgttgtaacgttacttaaTGTTTAGAGAGACAACCATATTTTAACACCAGAGCTGAGATTTAAAGTTCCTTTCTATAGTGTGGCACATAGCTAAACGCAACAAATAGCTATTTAGCTAGCTCGTTAACTCAGCGTTACAATTTAACTCAACATTAGGTAACGACGTGGAGCGCGTATGTTTCCATAACAACCTGTAGGGTTATACGGGGGAGACATTAGGGTCAAACTTAACAACTTTGCGGAAGTAGTTGAATGTTAAAACGTCACCATCTATTACTCCGTAGTTATTATTTCAAACTATCAGACGTAAAGCTGAGTATTCATCATTAGAGCATGTTAACGAAATCCCTTTAAGTTTATTGATAAGATAGCTAGCTAAAGTATGTTTAAGAAGTGGGGAACGTGGCTTGGGGTAGAAAACGAAAATggccaagaagaagaagaagaagaagcgtCTGTTGTCGTCGTTAAGGAAGACAAGAATGTGGACACAAACCCACCGACTGCTGTCCAACCGCCTCAGCTTCTCCAACAGGCTCAGGGCTTCAGTGGTAGGTTTGATAAAGTTGATAAAGTACAGTAGTAAACTTTGTAGAACTTTTTTTTACCTACTAAACTCTCGTAGGGGAAAGAGAATATGCATGCGTAGATACTATACAAATGTTGTCAATATACAAGATAGAATTACCTaagcaaagaaacaaacaaacaaaccaaaaaggGGGAGCTACTTAAAAATACACAAGTCAAAAGCAAAAAGGctagagaaaataaaatgaacatttAGAGCGGCACACAAAGGGAGATTCATGAAAACAGTAGTTAGATATGTCACTACACATTCATGTTACTAGATTTGATCTTTGTcagtgaggaaaaaaacaatgtaaaataatttataaaccaaacaagGGAAGGCTTAGAACATCTCCACTTACTGCAATGAATATGATATTTACCCTTACGAATAATCATATTGACTAAATCTGATACTGATGAATCTATATAAGACATATAAAAGAGGATGTGTGGCAAGGTGAGACTAGGGATATTATCCATTTTAAGTGACAGCCAATCATGTAGCTTGGACCAGAAGCGgggcaaaacaaaagaaacatgtGTTCCAGAGTCTCATCAGCcatctttttttgttacacTTCTGGTTAAATGCAAActacattttgttgtctttgtacttgtactctgcacaatgacagtgaagttgaatctaatctaaactaATATAATCTAATCAGCCATCTCACAAAatacacaagggtctacatccaATTTGAATCTTTTTCTAAGAAAGTCAGCGATCGGATATCTCTGACTTTTGGGGAACTttgtagtactagtagtagttgtagtagacTTTGCTGTAACAGTAGGACCCGTGTAACCCCGTTAATGTTTGTTGTATTTGCTTCTTTGCAGGCTACATTTATAATTTCGCCAGCAGTGCCTCAAAGAAACTGTCCGAGTCCGTTGTCGAAACAGCACAAACCCTAAAGAAAAGTGTGGAGGAAGGGAAGATCAATGGAATTATTGATAAGGTAAAtatctcttgctctctctgtcttcatTTAAATGCCTTCACTTCTTTCTTTGTTCTAAAGACATTTGCCCTTTTGAATAATTTAGCCTATTGTCTTCCCTCAGACCATTTTGGGTGATTTCCAGAAAGAACAAGAAAGATTTGTTCAAGAGAAAAAAGCTAAAATGTCTGGTAAGTAGTGAATAGTAGGCCTATGATTATTTCTGTATTAAGTATGTCTGCATGATATTTAAGTATGTGATATCACAGGACAATACTACAGGCTAGCTTTTATTGTTTCCAGGTGCTGCTGTACCACCATGGGTTGGTTATAATGAAGAGGACACCATACAGCAACAGATATTAGCTCTCTCAGCTGTGAGTATTtaacagtggttctcaaactttttttttttcaataatgttccccaTTTGAATTGTGTTATTAAGCCGAGTACCCCCTGgccagcgatagatttaccaaacaacagccatggaacagaaaaacatttaaatgctgatgaaaaaagtcaacaaaaacTTAAAACGTAAAAAgtcggtagaaagaaggaagtaaggcaagagtAGGtggaaaatagtatcaaaaacgtagaaaacagcgacaaaaacttcGACAAACttggaataaaaaagaagagtagaacaaaggaaggaaggcaagaacaagtcaaaatagtgacaaaaagcgacaaaaacttcaaaaacagcgacaaaaacgtacaaaacaaaaacgctgatgtaccccctgcagtcctccaaagtaccccttggGGTACAcagacccccatttgagaaacccTGCCCTATAAcatagactttattgatctcacaatggggaaataaccaaaacacacattaaatataaataggatagaaaaatacacaaagaaagaataaaaataggaaatagaagaaataaataaaaagagagagagtaataaTGTTAAtctatattataataatagtaatatcaAACATTTCTTTTGACTGTGaatctatatatattttaataaaaatgtaacttgAGTTTATTGCTTCATTTGTTGACAGGACAAAAGAAATTTTTTGCGAGATCCTCCAGCTGGGGTGCATTTTCACGTTGACTTTGAGCAAATGTATCCCGTCGCCATGGTGATGTTGGAAGAAGATGAGCTCCTTCAGAAGATGCGCTTCCATCTGGTCCCCAAACAGTGAGTGTTTTTGACACTCGCTTCATacttttttaatgtgttttcatCACACGCATCCCCGCATAAGAGTGGGTTTATTAAAACACAGAAATATTAGAGTCCACCACAGCAGATGAATGCTTATTGcttaatttcattcattttagGGTGAAAGAGGAAGCCTTCTGGAAGAATTACTTCTACCGTGTGTCTTTGATCAAACAGTCAGCTCAGCTCACAGCTCTAGCAACACAACAGGCTGCTGAACGGAGAGACAGTCCTCCCAAGACTCTTCATCAAAAGGGTACCACACACTATAACGTCTCAGTGTTCTTGTCAGTGAATCATTTGACACAACTAGAGGGGTGAGGTTTTGCCAAATATTGTGTAATGAACTTTTTTGTTCATTACACAATATTTGGCAAAACCTCACCCCTGAGTTAACATTAGGACATTTCGAAAACTTTTTGAACATAGTACTTTGGTTTTGTGACATAATCTGCctaataagataagataaaataagagacacctttattgatccccagcgGGGAAATTCGTTAGTCTGCACTTGTCATGTTATTGAGACTGTGTGAATATCACCTTATTTTTCTGTTAATGTACTTGAGAGGCAATgtaaaaaaactatatttttgCAGATGTAGTTAAACTGAAAACGTCCCCTGCCGTCTGCAGTACCAAACCAAAGTCAAGGGAGGTAAGACACCAGTTTAGAAAGAATAAAATACCCAAGAAAATCTGAGTATAAAGCAGTAATTGAACTAAAATGAGTGTAGATACAGCCTGACCTCCttctgtttctgttatgaaaggaagaagaggagatCTCCACCAGCCCGCTTGTGACTGAATTTGTGAGCGATGCTTTTGACTCATGCAAGATAAATGAGAACGACCTACGCAAAGAAATGGAACAGCTGGTTCTGCAACCGAGCACACATCAGggtaagttttatttttttgctctgGGTTGTCACTTAATTAACAGAGTTGTTTATCAGAGTTCAATGAGTGACTCAGCATTGGGTTTTTCAGCGGAGACTCCTGACTGGGAGAGAGAGCTGCAGGAGGAACTTCAGGAGTACGACATGTTGGCCGACAATGAGAACCGTGATGACAACTGGGACAGGGAGATTGAAGAGATGCTAATGGAGGACAGTTAGAACACTTACACAATCTGCTCCAAAGACCCCTTTGAAGGTCAGAAACAGCCCTTGACTACAGATTTAATGCTCCCAGCGGAATGATTCATTACAATATTGGTCCTCTATCAACTCTCAGGACAGACAAATACCACTGAACATCATTAACATTTCAGTGTACTATTTCTGCGGCCTTAAAAATTGTATtagtaaatatttaatattgtcTCCTGCAGTTAAAAGAAGAGGATATATTGTCCTACATCTCAAGTTCATAATGTGATACGAAGGTACGCCTTCACaaagcataaaaaaacattgcctTAAACTCTGCCTTGGAGAATTGAAGTGAGACTGTAACTATTGCTTTGCTTTAACGCTGAACTGTTGACACAAGTGGCACAAGTAAAGAGGAGGAGTCACAAACTCAGCAAACTGATTCAGCAATGTCTTTTTACACAGCAATATCTGCCAAAAGTTTGCTCCCGGTAGCTAATATCAGCCACCATAAGCT is part of the Perca flavescens isolate YP-PL-M2 chromosome 9, PFLA_1.0, whole genome shotgun sequence genome and harbors:
- the LOC114561222 gene encoding synapse-associated protein 1 translates to MFKKWGTWLGVENENGQEEEEEEASVVVVKEDKNVDTNPPTAVQPPQLLQQAQGFSGYIYNFASSASKKLSESVVETAQTLKKSVEEGKINGIIDKTILGDFQKEQERFVQEKKAKMSGAAVPPWVGYNEEDTIQQQILALSADKRNFLRDPPAGVHFHVDFEQMYPVAMVMLEEDELLQKMRFHLVPKQVKEEAFWKNYFYRVSLIKQSAQLTALATQQAAERRDSPPKTLHQKDVVKLKTSPAVCSTKPKSREEEEEISTSPLVTEFVSDAFDSCKINENDLRKEMEQLVLQPSTHQAETPDWERELQEELQEYDMLADNENRDDNWDREIEEMLMEDS